The sequence GAAAGCGCGGCAGAATGTAATCGATCACCTCACCGAGCGGCGCTGTGCGCCAGTCCCGGCTTTGTTCCGGCGTGGCGGCGAGTGCGGCCAGCGCGTTCTCCAACTGGTCGATGTCCAGCCCTTTACGCTCGGCGGCGCGCGCCAGCGACTGCCGGCCGCCGCAGCAGAAATCCAGCTGATGCTGGCGAAACAGCCGGGATGCCCGGGGAATGGCGATGGCGAGCGCGCCAAGGGATTGGTTGCGGTAATCCATGGTAGTGCCTCTTTAAACGAAGGAATTTTATAACATGCATTTTAAATGCAATTTAAAGAGTGCGCCAGTGGGAAAATAGCGAAGATGGCCGGGAGATGGCCCCGGCCGGGTGATTATTTATTTCGCGCTTAAATTGATGCGATAGAGCGCGAAGCCGATACGGTCATTGCCCTCGGCGGTCATCGGATATTGAGCGTGCTCCTTGATAAACGCTGTCGCTTTGTCCGACGGCGAAGTCTCGAAGCGGATATCCAGCGGCTGCTGGCTGTTGAAGGTCGCCAAACGCCAGTTGTTGTCCGCCTGCGGATGCACCGCGCCGTGCCGTTGGGTTTCGGCGCTGATGTAGGCCGCCAGCACCGACCGGTTCTCATCCGGCGAAGCGAAGGCGATGTGTTTGTCGCCGGTGCCGGCAAACTTGCCGCCGTAGGCGCGGTAGTTGTTGGTGGCGACCAGGAAGGTGGCGTTCGGATCGATCGGCTTGCCGTTGAAGGTAAGCTGCTTGATGCGCTCCGCCTTGTCGTTGATCAGCTGGCATTCGCCGTCGTAGCGTGCCGGCTGGCTGACGTCGATCTGGTAGTTGACGCCGTCGATCACGTCGAAGTTATAGGTGCGGAAGCCGTCCCAGTTGATCAAGCCCTGCGGCTTGGCGCTGTTGACGTCGATCTGGTTGAACTGGCCGGCGGAGCACTCCAGCCACTCTTTCACCTCTTTGCCGCTGGCCTTTACTACTACCAGGGTATTGGGGTAGAGATAGAGATCGGCGGCGTTGCGGAAGGTGAGCTGGCCCTTTTCCACTTCGACGAAGCTGGCCGGATCGTTCTTGCGGCCGCCGACCTTGAACGGCGCCGCCGCCGACAGCACCGGCAGATCGGCCAGATCCGGATCGCCCTGAATGTAATGTTCAACGTAGGCCTTCTGCGCATTGTTGACGATCTGCACCGTCGGATCGTCCTGCACCAGCGCCAGGTAGCTGTACATGTTGCCGTCGGATTTGCCGATCGGCTGGCTGACGAACTCGCGCGTGCCCTTGTGATCGTCCGCCAACACTTTCACCAGCGCGGCGTCTTCCGCCGCCAGCGATTTCTTGTTCTCTTTGTCGTAGATCGGCCGCGCTTCCGCTTTGGCGGCGGTCACTTTCCAGCTGCCGCCATCGTTGTTGAGCTGCAAGTCGACCACGCCGAGATGATCGCCCCATTGGCCCGGCATCACCGCCGGTACGCCGTTCAGCAGGCCTTTATCGATATCCGCGCCTTTGACGTTGGCGAAGTCCTTGCTCGGGAACACCGCATGGGCGTGGCCGAACATGATGGCGTCGATGCCCGGCACCTGGCTGAGGTAATAGACCGAGTTTTCCGCCATTGCCTTGTAAGGCTCGCTGGACAGCCCGGAATGCGGGATCGCCACCACCAGATCGGCGCCCTGTTTACGCATTTCCGGCACGTAGCGCTTGGCGGTGGCGGTGATGTCGTCCACCGTCACTTTGCCCTGCAGGTTAGCTTTATCCCACACCAGGATCTGCGGCGGCACGAAGCCGATGTAGCCGATGCGCAGCGTATGCGCCTTGCCGTCGCGGTCTTTCACCGGCGTATCGACGATGATGTACGGCGTGAACAGCGGTTTTTGCGTTTTGGCGTCGACGACGTTGGCGTTGATGTACGGGAATTTGGCGCCGGCGATGGCGTTCTTCAGGTAGTCCAGCCCGTAGTTGAATTCATGGTTGCCGATGTTGCCGACCACGTAGTCCAGCGTGTTCATCGCCTTATAGACCGGGTGCACGTCGCCCGGCTTCAACCCCTTGGCCGCCATGTAGTCGCCGAGCGGGCTGCCCTGAATGATGTCACCGTTGTCCACCAACACCGCGTTGGTAGCCTGTTGGCGCGCCTGCTGGATCAGGCTGGCGGTGCGCACCAGGCCGAACTTGTCGGTCGGCGTGTCCTTGTAGTAATCGAAGTCCATCATGTTGCTGTGCAGATCGGTGGTTTCCAGCACGCGCAGATCGACGGTGGCCGCCTGCGCCGAGGCGCACACCAGCAGCGCAAGCGCGGACAGCGTCAGTGGATGCTTCATCATTTGGGGGCTCTCCATTTCATTATTCGAGTGTTATCGCAGAGGGAAATGTAATTAACATTGCTTGCCACAGTAAACTGTGAAGTGTGGCAGAAAACGGCGGCAGGTAACGCGGGGAAGTTCACAGTTGTGCCCAACAAGATCTGAGGAATTCCCGGGGGTTAGCCGGTTGAGATGGATATTCGGCGTAAAAAAAACTAGTCTGCTAGCAGAGACAGAGGGAAATTTCCCACGGAGATGCAGAGTTGAGGTGCATGATGTTAGAGCGAATTTGCCAACTGTCCCGCGAGGCGGGGGCGGCGATCATGGCGGTGTACGACGGTGAACAACCGCTTGATGTCGCACAGAAAAAAGATGATTCACCGGTGACGGCGGCCGATCTGGCGGCGCATCACATCATCAAGCGCGGCCTGGCGGCGCTGACGCCGGAGGTGCCGCTGCTGTCGGAAGAAGATCCGCCGGCGTGGGAAGAGCGCCGCAGCTGGACGCGTTACTGGCTGGTCGATCCGCTGGACGGCACCAAAGAGTTCTTGCACCGCAACGGTGAGTTCACGGTCAATATCGCTCTGATTGAAGAGGGGCAGGCGGTGATGGGCGTAGTGTACGCGCCGGCGATAGACGTATTGTATCTGGCGGAGCGCGGCAAGGCCTGGAAAGAAGAGAAGGGCGTGCGGCAGGCGATCGGCGTCAGCAACGCGCATCCGCCGCTGGTGGTGGTGAGCCGCTCGCATATCGACGACGAGCTGAAAGATTATCTGCAGCAGCTGGGCGAGCACCAGACCGTGTCCGTCGGCTCCTCGCTGAAGTTCTGCCTGGTGGCGGAAGGCAAGGCGCAGCTCTATCCGCGCTTCGGGCCGACCAACATTTGGGATACCGCCGCAGGGCATGCGGTGGCGGTGGCCGCCGGGGCGCAAATTCACGATTGGCAGGGCAAGCCGTTGCTCTATACCCCGCGTGAATCCTTCCTCAACCCCGGCTTCCGGGTGTCGCTGTTCTGAGTTAGTTCGCCAACAGCTGGTGCAGCTTGGACATCACCTGCTGCACCTCTTCCGGCGTCAGCGCGCCGTCTTTGGCAAACTGAATGCGCCCTTGCTTATCCA comes from Serratia sarumanii and encodes:
- a CDS encoding bifunctional 2',3'-cyclic-nucleotide 2'-phosphodiesterase/3'-nucleotidase — encoded protein: MMKHPLTLSALALLVCASAQAATVDLRVLETTDLHSNMMDFDYYKDTPTDKFGLVRTASLIQQARQQATNAVLVDNGDIIQGSPLGDYMAAKGLKPGDVHPVYKAMNTLDYVVGNIGNHEFNYGLDYLKNAIAGAKFPYINANVVDAKTQKPLFTPYIIVDTPVKDRDGKAHTLRIGYIGFVPPQILVWDKANLQGKVTVDDITATAKRYVPEMRKQGADLVVAIPHSGLSSEPYKAMAENSVYYLSQVPGIDAIMFGHAHAVFPSKDFANVKGADIDKGLLNGVPAVMPGQWGDHLGVVDLQLNNDGGSWKVTAAKAEARPIYDKENKKSLAAEDAALVKVLADDHKGTREFVSQPIGKSDGNMYSYLALVQDDPTVQIVNNAQKAYVEHYIQGDPDLADLPVLSAAAPFKVGGRKNDPASFVEVEKGQLTFRNAADLYLYPNTLVVVKASGKEVKEWLECSAGQFNQIDVNSAKPQGLINWDGFRTYNFDVIDGVNYQIDVSQPARYDGECQLINDKAERIKQLTFNGKPIDPNATFLVATNNYRAYGGKFAGTGDKHIAFASPDENRSVLAAYISAETQRHGAVHPQADNNWRLATFNSQQPLDIRFETSPSDKATAFIKEHAQYPMTAEGNDRIGFALYRINLSAK
- the cysQ gene encoding 3'(2'),5'-bisphosphate nucleotidase CysQ, whose amino-acid sequence is MLERICQLSREAGAAIMAVYDGEQPLDVAQKKDDSPVTAADLAAHHIIKRGLAALTPEVPLLSEEDPPAWEERRSWTRYWLVDPLDGTKEFLHRNGEFTVNIALIEEGQAVMGVVYAPAIDVLYLAERGKAWKEEKGVRQAIGVSNAHPPLVVVSRSHIDDELKDYLQQLGEHQTVSVGSSLKFCLVAEGKAQLYPRFGPTNIWDTAAGHAVAVAAGAQIHDWQGKPLLYTPRESFLNPGFRVSLF